In Acidobacteriota bacterium, one DNA window encodes the following:
- a CDS encoding iron-containing redox enzyme family protein: MPLSNSELLWSKIRLAEPRLNSASNKFWSHPELPGMLPAFLVQLHRVMQGGITLMRVAHERSLTLAGDPVARIVAPYLDQHILEEKDHDAWLLDDIGTLGISPRQVSEAAPLASVVSLLGAQYFWALNMHPVSVFGYLIVLEGKPPVAEHLDEIRKRTGLPSTAFRCLMEHADNDPHHIADLNRTLDLMPLTVEQQQYVALSAFHTIDSVASVFEELTALHAASSQSTLEAFVPAYG; the protein is encoded by the coding sequence ATGCCTCTTTCAAACAGCGAACTCCTCTGGAGCAAGATTCGTCTTGCCGAACCGCGGCTGAACTCCGCCAGCAACAAGTTCTGGTCTCATCCGGAACTGCCCGGGATGCTGCCTGCATTTCTCGTGCAGCTTCATCGGGTGATGCAGGGAGGCATTACTCTGATGCGCGTCGCGCATGAACGCTCCCTAACCCTCGCAGGCGATCCGGTCGCCCGCATTGTTGCGCCGTACCTGGATCAGCACATCCTTGAGGAGAAGGACCACGATGCGTGGCTGTTGGATGATATTGGCACGCTCGGCATCTCTCCGCGGCAGGTCTCCGAAGCAGCCCCGCTGGCTTCGGTCGTCTCACTGCTTGGAGCGCAGTACTTCTGGGCGCTCAACATGCACCCGGTTTCGGTATTCGGCTACCTGATCGTGCTTGAGGGCAAGCCGCCAGTCGCAGAGCATCTCGATGAGATTCGCAAGCGAACCGGCCTTCCGTCCACTGCTTTTCGCTGCCTGATGGAACATGCGGACAACGATCCGCATCACATCGCCGACCTGAACCGCACGCTTGACCTGATGCCGCTGACTGTGGAGCAACAGCAGTATGTCGCTCTCAGTGCCTTCCATACGATTGACTCCGTCGCTTCGGTCTTTGAAGAGCTGACGGCACTGCACGCAGCGTCTTCACAGAGTACACTCGAGGCATTCGTTCCCGCATATGGTTGA
- a CDS encoding M28 family metallopeptidase yields the protein MRVVRALSCLLLPAALSASAQTPHVFGYHDFAQQAKWDAAFLPVPDAKLAGEHLKTLTAAPHWASSPEDYATAVYVADKFKAAGIDTKIVPYNVLLNKPVKIEIEAFDAEGKKLMSGPTPEHVNPKKHGGDPFQDDPRILPAFNGSSPSGDITADVVYANYGTLADFKKLAELGISVKDKIVIVRYGANFRGVKVYIAQQYGAKGVLIYSDPADDGYYRGDMYPKGPFRPESAVQRGSVQFLPIYPGDAQTPGVASTPDLPAAKRLTDTRGNEPSIPANPLSYKDAMPILKCLGGQESPRAWQGALPFTYHLGGVNKVKVHMHLEQDSALRTIWDVIGTIPGSDKAQKDDWVVAGNHRDAWVFGAVDPSSGTAAMLETVHGLGELLKQGWRPKRTVVLASWDAEEEGLIGSTEWAEDNAERLAHAVAYFNTDVGVSGSDFKASAVPSLKQFVREITKQVPSPKGGTVYEQWKLSQANETDRRTVTNAPAPATRSAADAENEIRVGNLGSGSDYTPFIQHLGVPSTDIGSEGPYGVYHSAFDNYNWFIKFADPSFVYLQQQARVFGLEILHMANADVLPYDYQLYGKEILSYLDGAQKRAAAGKMTLDFSAAMAAAQRFAAAGTAVHARQLVPSSKPAAFNSALRNAETALLTPAGLPHRPWYKHLIYDPGEFTGYAAVVIPGVNEGISAPDAPRAQAQLGVLAEALNRSAAILEAAAK from the coding sequence TTGCGTGTCGTCCGTGCTCTGTCGTGCCTCCTTCTTCCTGCTGCGCTTTCCGCCTCCGCTCAAACCCCACATGTCTTCGGTTACCACGACTTTGCACAGCAGGCGAAGTGGGATGCGGCGTTTCTTCCGGTCCCGGACGCGAAGCTGGCGGGCGAGCACCTGAAGACGCTTACAGCGGCTCCCCACTGGGCCAGCTCGCCCGAGGACTACGCCACGGCGGTCTACGTTGCCGACAAGTTCAAGGCCGCCGGGATCGACACAAAGATCGTCCCGTACAACGTTCTTCTGAACAAGCCGGTCAAGATCGAGATCGAGGCCTTCGATGCGGAGGGGAAGAAACTGATGTCCGGTCCGACGCCGGAGCACGTCAATCCGAAGAAGCATGGCGGCGATCCATTCCAGGACGACCCGCGCATTCTACCTGCGTTCAATGGCTCTTCGCCTTCAGGCGACATCACCGCCGATGTGGTCTACGCCAACTACGGCACGCTTGCCGACTTCAAGAAGCTCGCGGAGCTGGGCATCAGCGTCAAGGACAAGATCGTCATCGTCCGCTATGGGGCGAACTTTCGCGGGGTGAAGGTCTACATCGCGCAGCAGTATGGGGCCAAGGGAGTCCTGATCTACTCCGACCCCGCCGACGACGGCTACTACCGCGGCGACATGTATCCCAAGGGCCCGTTCCGTCCGGAGTCTGCGGTGCAGCGTGGGTCGGTGCAATTTCTGCCAATCTACCCGGGCGATGCGCAGACGCCTGGAGTGGCCTCGACGCCTGATCTTCCGGCTGCAAAACGCCTGACGGACACAAGAGGGAACGAGCCGAGCATTCCGGCGAATCCTCTCTCATATAAAGATGCGATGCCAATCCTCAAATGCCTGGGCGGGCAGGAGTCTCCGCGCGCATGGCAGGGCGCGCTTCCGTTTACCTATCACCTTGGCGGCGTGAACAAGGTGAAGGTACATATGCACCTGGAGCAGGACAGCGCGCTGCGTACGATCTGGGACGTCATCGGAACCATCCCCGGCAGCGACAAGGCGCAGAAGGACGACTGGGTGGTCGCGGGGAATCATCGCGACGCCTGGGTCTTCGGCGCCGTCGATCCAAGCTCCGGCACGGCGGCCATGCTGGAGACCGTGCATGGCCTGGGCGAGTTGCTCAAGCAAGGTTGGAGGCCAAAGCGCACGGTCGTGCTGGCATCGTGGGACGCCGAAGAGGAAGGGCTGATCGGCTCCACGGAGTGGGCTGAAGATAACGCGGAGCGGCTGGCGCACGCGGTCGCCTATTTCAATACGGACGTGGGCGTCTCGGGATCGGACTTCAAGGCCTCTGCTGTGCCGTCGTTGAAGCAGTTCGTTCGCGAGATTACGAAGCAGGTTCCCTCTCCCAAGGGAGGAACGGTCTACGAGCAGTGGAAGTTGTCGCAGGCCAACGAGACCGACCGCCGCACTGTGACGAACGCCCCTGCACCGGCCACGCGCTCGGCAGCCGACGCGGAGAACGAGATACGGGTAGGCAACCTCGGTTCGGGCTCAGACTACACGCCGTTCATCCAGCACCTCGGCGTACCGTCGACGGACATCGGGTCCGAAGGCCCTTACGGGGTGTATCACTCCGCCTTCGACAACTACAACTGGTTCATAAAATTTGCCGACCCGTCGTTTGTCTACCTGCAGCAGCAGGCCCGCGTCTTTGGCCTGGAGATTCTGCACATGGCCAACGCGGATGTACTTCCTTACGACTACCAGCTCTATGGCAAGGAGATATTGAGCTATCTTGATGGCGCCCAGAAGCGGGCGGCTGCCGGCAAGATGACTCTGGATTTCTCTGCCGCAATGGCGGCGGCGCAGCGCTTTGCGGCGGCGGGCACTGCGGTCCATGCGCGCCAGCTTGTTCCTTCTTCAAAACCAGCGGCCTTCAACAGCGCGCTTCGCAATGCTGAGACCGCTCTTTTGACCCCGGCGGGACTTCCGCATCGTCCCTGGTACAAGCACCTGATCTACGATCCGGGCGAGTTTACCGGCTACGCCGCGGTTGTCATCCCGGGAGTGAACGAGGGTATCTCCGCCCCCGACGCGCCGCGCGCGCAGGCGCAACTAGGTGTGCTGGCCGAAGCGCTCAACCGTTCGGCTGCGATCCTGGAGGCGGCTGCGAAATAG
- the mscL gene encoding large conductance mechanosensitive channel protein MscL, with translation MIKGFRDFILRGNVMDLAVAVIIGAAFSAITKSLVDDIITPLIAAVVGKPDFSAVVFSVNNTPIKIGNFINAIIYFLIIAFVIYFFLVLPTQKLLARIKGPEAATTKPCPECLSDIPLGAHRCKFCSQTVA, from the coding sequence ATGATCAAAGGCTTTCGAGACTTTATCCTGCGCGGCAATGTGATGGACCTGGCCGTCGCCGTCATCATTGGCGCCGCATTCTCTGCGATTACCAAGTCTCTTGTCGACGACATCATCACGCCGCTTATCGCAGCCGTTGTGGGAAAACCGGACTTCTCCGCGGTCGTGTTCTCGGTCAACAATACGCCGATCAAGATTGGTAACTTTATCAATGCGATCATCTACTTCCTGATCATCGCCTTTGTCATCTACTTCTTCCTCGTGCTTCCTACACAGAAGCTGCTGGCGCGGATCAAGGGACCTGAGGCAGCCACCACGAAACCGTGCCCGGAGTGCCTCTCGGATATTCCGCTGGGCGCCCACCGCTGCAAGTTCTGCAGCCAGACCGTCGCCTGA
- a CDS encoding permease — MIPRIFNPHNRSLLRGAVLVLLSLGIAFLLSGFPDNKQNPLIALTALSSIAGTIDHVRCMSTKWSWYHGGVILMIYMDLMATGMILFFLLYPYAQWLTAQ, encoded by the coding sequence GTGATACCCCGCATCTTCAACCCGCACAACCGCTCGCTGCTGCGCGGCGCTGTGCTTGTGCTGCTAAGCCTGGGGATCGCCTTTCTGCTCTCCGGCTTTCCCGATAATAAGCAGAATCCCCTGATAGCTCTGACGGCGCTTAGCTCGATTGCGGGGACGATCGACCACGTCCGCTGCATGAGCACCAAATGGAGCTGGTATCACGGCGGCGTGATTCTGATGATTTATATGGATCTGATGGCGACCGGCATGATCCTTTTTTTCCTTCTCTACCCCTATGCGCAGTGGCTTACCGCCCAATAA
- the mtnA gene encoding S-methyl-5-thioribose-1-phosphate isomerase, whose protein sequence is MIPTLEWLPNGVNFLDQTKLPLEETYVLATDYKQVATVIRDMIVRGAPAIGVSAAMGVALGVSQSKATDIASLNEEVAVIAKTLAETRPTAVNLFWAIERMRDKYNALAAAGTSIPEIKAALIKEAQRMYDEDIAACKAMGAHGASLLPQEGTVLTHCNAGALATCGYGTALGVIRAAVERGHKIDVYADETRPYLQGARLTAWELLHDNIPTTVLCDNMAGSLMRQGEIQAVIVGADRIAANGDTANKIGTYSVAVLAKEHGIPFYVAAPLSTIDVNTPDGDAIPIEQRSATEVTHSNGKQMTPNGAAIQNPAFDATPAKYITAIITEHGVLRAPYEQSIREMFKAAAKPELATA, encoded by the coding sequence ATGATTCCCACCCTTGAATGGCTCCCGAATGGCGTCAACTTCCTCGATCAGACCAAGCTTCCTTTAGAAGAGACCTACGTCCTCGCCACCGACTACAAGCAGGTTGCGACCGTCATCCGTGACATGATCGTTCGCGGCGCCCCCGCAATTGGAGTCTCTGCCGCGATGGGTGTTGCGCTTGGCGTCAGCCAGTCGAAGGCTACCGACATCGCCAGCCTGAATGAAGAGGTTGCGGTGATCGCAAAAACGCTGGCCGAGACGCGGCCCACTGCGGTGAACCTCTTCTGGGCCATTGAGCGCATGCGCGACAAATACAACGCGCTCGCCGCTGCCGGAACATCGATTCCCGAGATCAAGGCTGCTCTTATCAAGGAAGCGCAGCGGATGTACGACGAAGACATCGCCGCCTGCAAGGCAATGGGGGCGCATGGAGCTTCACTCCTCCCGCAGGAAGGCACTGTCCTGACTCACTGCAACGCAGGCGCTCTGGCTACTTGCGGATACGGTACGGCGCTGGGCGTAATCCGTGCCGCTGTCGAGCGTGGGCACAAGATCGACGTCTATGCCGATGAGACCCGTCCTTATCTACAGGGCGCGCGCCTGACCGCATGGGAGCTGCTGCACGACAACATCCCCACCACCGTGCTGTGCGACAACATGGCGGGCTCGCTGATGCGGCAGGGCGAGATTCAGGCCGTCATCGTGGGGGCCGACCGTATCGCCGCCAATGGCGATACCGCCAACAAGATCGGCACCTACTCTGTCGCCGTTCTGGCGAAGGAGCACGGCATCCCTTTTTACGTCGCCGCGCCGCTCTCGACCATCGACGTCAACACACCGGACGGCGATGCGATTCCGATCGAGCAGCGGTCCGCCACCGAGGTAACGCACTCGAACGGGAAGCAGATGACGCCGAATGGCGCTGCAATTCAGAATCCGGCCTTCGATGCGACTCCGGCGAAGTACATCACGGCCATCATTACGGAGCATGGCGTACTGCGTGCCCCTTACGAGCAATCGATCCGTGAGATGTTCAAGGCCGCGGCCAAACCGGAGCTTGCCACGGCCTGA
- a CDS encoding MBL fold metallo-hydrolase, whose amino-acid sequence MNQPEIIYVGGPTALIEFHGLRFLTDPTFDRGGGDYEAGPITLHKNSDPALDIDALGPVDYVLLSHDQHFDNLDHAGRKMLSGANHVLTTIEGAQRLGGNAIGFAPWQTVEVKNPAGETLLITATPARHGSVGCETRSGPVVGFAVRPPAGSIDGALYFSGDTVWYEGVAEVARWIRVTTAVLNMGAARVEAAGPAPLTMTAADGIEVARAMPEATIVPLHFEGWAHFSESKQVIQEAFRSAGLDKRLRWVDPVPLSSSIDWKRHDSHP is encoded by the coding sequence ATGAACCAGCCTGAGATTATCTACGTCGGAGGACCGACCGCACTGATCGAGTTTCACGGCCTTCGCTTCCTCACCGATCCGACCTTTGATCGCGGAGGTGGCGATTATGAGGCGGGCCCGATTACCCTGCACAAGAACTCTGATCCGGCCCTGGATATCGACGCGCTTGGGCCTGTCGACTATGTACTGCTCAGCCACGATCAGCACTTCGACAACCTCGACCATGCGGGAAGAAAGATGCTATCGGGAGCGAACCATGTACTGACGACGATCGAAGGTGCGCAGCGGCTCGGCGGTAATGCGATCGGTTTCGCTCCGTGGCAGACAGTGGAGGTCAAGAACCCTGCGGGGGAGACGCTTCTCATCACGGCAACTCCAGCGCGTCACGGTTCTGTCGGTTGCGAGACTCGTAGTGGTCCCGTTGTCGGCTTTGCTGTCCGTCCTCCCGCTGGCTCTATCGATGGCGCACTTTATTTCTCGGGCGACACAGTATGGTACGAAGGCGTAGCGGAGGTTGCTCGTTGGATACGCGTCACCACTGCGGTCCTGAATATGGGGGCAGCGCGTGTGGAAGCAGCGGGGCCTGCGCCCCTCACCATGACAGCAGCCGATGGTATCGAGGTGGCCCGCGCTATGCCGGAGGCTACAATCGTCCCTCTTCATTTTGAAGGCTGGGCGCACTTCAGTGAATCGAAGCAGGTTATCCAGGAAGCATTCCGGAGCGCTGGTCTCGACAAACGCCTGCGCTGGGTTGACCCCGTTCCGCTCTCTTCTTCGATAGACTGGAAGAGACATGATTCCCACCCTTGA
- the pyrE gene encoding orotate phosphoribosyltransferase — translation MANDNRTDLLNLIATLSFRLGDFTLASGQKSDYYIDCRTTTLHAEGGRLSGLVLYDLIREHFPQAEAVGGLTMGADPLVSNTASASAWHHLHHKRDGLVHGFLVRKAEKTHGTGRRLEGFHKLGAHVVIVDDVCTTGGSTITAIEATQESGMNVIGVLCLVDREQGGRANIEEAVPHAPFYSVFTATDVRAAHLNIR, via the coding sequence ATGGCTAACGACAATCGCACCGACCTGCTCAACCTGATCGCAACTCTCTCCTTCCGCCTGGGCGACTTCACGCTCGCCAGCGGCCAGAAGTCGGACTACTACATCGACTGCCGCACTACGACGCTGCACGCGGAGGGCGGACGGCTCTCCGGGCTTGTGCTCTATGACCTGATTCGCGAGCACTTCCCCCAGGCCGAGGCCGTCGGCGGACTGACGATGGGGGCCGACCCGCTGGTCTCGAACACGGCCTCTGCCAGCGCGTGGCACCACTTGCACCATAAGCGCGACGGCCTCGTCCATGGCTTCCTCGTCCGCAAAGCGGAAAAGACCCACGGCACCGGCCGCAGGCTTGAGGGCTTCCACAAGCTGGGCGCGCATGTGGTGATTGTCGACGACGTCTGCACGACGGGCGGCTCCACCATCACCGCTATTGAGGCCACGCAGGAATCCGGCATGAACGTCATCGGGGTGCTGTGTCTTGTGGATCGGGAGCAGGGCGGGCGGGCCAATATCGAAGAGGCGGTGCCACATGCGCCGTTTTACTCTGTCTTCACTGCAACGGATGTGCGGGCTGCGCATCTGAACATCAGGTAA
- a CDS encoding sugar porter family MFS transporter — translation MSSPKSRSVYLLVKSALTGALGGLLFGFDTAVIAGTTHSLQLHYALSEGEKGFTVAIALYGTVLGAIFAGPLGQKIGSRAALRVMAVLYVLSALGCAFAGPWWSFLAFRFLGGLGIGGSSVLGPVYIAELAPAKWRGRLVGLFQINIVIGILLAYLSNAIVAHFTLGAIEWRVQLGIGVFPAILFLALLYTVPHSSRWLVSQNRIDEAYRILAELGSPDSQAEVDAIAASIRAEGGTTQHSLFQSRYGKLIFLAVSIGLFNQLSGINAILYYLNDIFSFAGFSSMSGNVQAVVVGVANLVATLVGIAIIDKIGRKPLLLIGAVGTCLSLLGVAWVFHTGEHLSLLLPLLVGFIASFALSQGAVIWVYLAELFPTNVRSKGQSLGSSSHWIANGVIANIFPYVAAYSKSLPFAFFAGMMVVQFIVVLLVYPETKGQTLEGMQEHLGLH, via the coding sequence ATGAGCTCACCTAAAAGCCGTTCCGTCTATCTCCTTGTAAAGAGTGCTCTCACCGGAGCACTCGGTGGCCTGCTCTTTGGCTTCGACACGGCTGTTATTGCCGGGACCACACATTCGCTGCAGCTTCACTACGCGCTGTCTGAGGGCGAGAAGGGCTTCACCGTTGCCATTGCCTTGTATGGGACGGTGCTGGGCGCGATCTTCGCCGGGCCTCTGGGCCAGAAGATCGGCAGCCGCGCCGCGTTGCGGGTGATGGCCGTGCTCTACGTTCTCTCCGCGCTCGGTTGCGCCTTCGCCGGGCCATGGTGGAGTTTCCTTGCCTTCCGTTTTCTTGGAGGACTTGGCATCGGTGGCTCGTCCGTGCTTGGGCCGGTTTACATCGCCGAGCTTGCACCGGCGAAGTGGCGTGGACGGCTGGTGGGCCTCTTTCAGATCAACATCGTTATTGGCATCCTGCTCGCCTATCTTTCGAATGCGATTGTTGCGCATTTTACGCTGGGCGCGATCGAGTGGCGCGTTCAGCTTGGCATTGGCGTCTTCCCTGCCATACTCTTCCTCGCACTTCTTTACACAGTGCCGCACTCCTCGCGCTGGCTGGTCTCACAGAACCGCATCGACGAGGCTTACCGCATCCTCGCCGAACTTGGCTCGCCCGACTCGCAGGCTGAGGTCGACGCCATCGCTGCCTCCATTCGAGCGGAGGGTGGCACGACGCAGCATTCGCTCTTCCAGAGCCGTTATGGCAAGCTCATCTTCCTGGCGGTCTCCATCGGCCTGTTCAACCAGCTCTCTGGGATCAATGCGATCCTTTACTACCTCAACGACATCTTCTCGTTCGCTGGCTTCAGCTCCATGTCTGGAAATGTGCAGGCTGTCGTGGTTGGAGTTGCCAACCTCGTCGCCACGCTTGTCGGCATCGCGATCATCGACAAGATCGGCCGCAAGCCGCTGCTGCTTATAGGGGCCGTCGGCACCTGCCTTTCACTGCTCGGCGTCGCCTGGGTCTTTCATACGGGCGAACACCTGAGCCTGCTGCTGCCGCTGCTGGTCGGATTCATCGCCTCCTTCGCGCTCTCGCAGGGGGCCGTGATCTGGGTGTATCTTGCCGAACTCTTCCCCACCAACGTGCGTTCCAAGGGGCAGAGCCTTGGCTCTTCTTCGCACTGGATCGCCAATGGCGTTATCGCGAACATCTTCCCCTACGTGGCGGCCTACTCGAAGTCGCTTCCCTTTGCGTTCTTCGCGGGCATGATGGTAGTGCAGTTCATTGTCGTCCTGCTTGTCTATCCTGAAACGAAAGGCCAGACGCTTGAAGGGATGCAGGAGCATCTTGGCCTGCACTGA